AATATCCTTAGAGATAAACACGGTTGATTAGTACGTTCGTGTTCAACCTGGTGTGGTGCTTGATGATTTAAATAAAGGAGATTGATCAATACTTGGCTAGAAATAATATAGGAACGCTGGAGATTATGAAAGAAATAAAGGGATTACTAGATTTCTTATGATATTATGAATCCTAATAAAATATTTTGATTAACAGTTTTCTATTTCTCAACCACTATTAAATCTTATTTATCCTTGTCCTTTCATAGTTTATCATATCTAGAAGCCCGCCTCTTAACCCATACTTCTCTTCAAACCCCAATTCTTCATACAGCCTAGAGCAATCAATCTCAAGACCGGCTGGCCCTGGAATTCGCGATGAAGTATCAGTGGGCTTATTCAACGGCATAAAATCAATCTTAGCATTAGGTAATAACTCCTTAATTATGTTTATCATATCAATAATATTCCATGCTTTTTTACTGCCCACATTATAAACCGATCGCCTAATCTTAGACTTTTCAACCAATGCTATGTGAGCAAAGGCTCTCGCTCCATCCTTAACATATAACCACCTCAACTTAGCATTAATATATGCAAAATCTTCAGGTACTTTAGCAGTGCCATTTATTATTAATTCCCTAAGGAAATTATTAAATTGACCCGTATAACCTGTATAACGGCCAGGACCCCACACGGAAGTAAGTCTTGACCCAATAATGTCTATCCCATACGCCTCCCTGTAGAAAGTGCCGAAAGCCTCATTCACAAACTTGGATATGGGATATGGATCTGGAGGTGCTAACGGGTGGACATCTTCATTTATTAGCTTTAAATTATAATTAGTTGGAGAACCAAGCACAGCCTCAGAACTGGCATAAACAACTCTCTTTAAATCCATTAGTCTTGCGGCTTCGAATACATTTAATGCACCCATTATATTTACCTTAGCTGCCTTTAGTGGTCTTGCCCTAGACTCAAGAAGAACTAGGGCTGCTAGATGGATAATCCTTTCAACATTATACTTCTTAATAGTATTCAGTAGTTCTTCGATATCAGCAAGATCACCATAAATAAGCTTAAGTTTATCATTAATCTTCGCCTTATCTAACAATTCTTGATCAAACCTTACATCAAATGCCACCACATCATGACCTGAATCTAATAATTCACTAACTAAAAATCTACCAATTTGACCACTAGCGCCTGTAACAAGAACGCTCATATTATTTCACCCACCTAAGTCCTCTAGTTAGGGCAGGTGCAGCTGCTATTAGTATTATTCCTATAATTATCTCTTGAATCGTATATTGGGTAATCCCCATAATAATAAGTATATCTGTTAGTATTGTTAATATTAACGCACCGAAGAATGGACCTATTGGATGCCCAGTACCTCCCGTTAATGCAATGCCTCCCAAAACAGCCGCAGCTATGGCGTATAATTCATAACCATAGGCAGTCCAGGGATCAACAACGTAGCCTCCAGTAGGTACTAACATAACCCCTGCCAATCCATAAAGTAAACCGGCTATTGCAAATGTTAAAAATTTTGCTAAGTCAGCATGAGTACCTGCTAATCGAACAGCCTCCTCATTACTACCAATACCATATATTATACGCCCCCACGTAGTCCTTGTCAATAAGTACCAAAATACCAGGTTAATTGCCAACGCTATTATAAAAATAAGAGGTATAAATGTATGAAAATCATTCATGAAAAAGCTATATTGCGTAAGCCCATATATGGGTGACCCTCCTGTTATCGTTAAATCCACTGCCCTCCATATTTCAAGCCCAGCGAGCGTTGCTATAAATGAATAGACCTTAAATTTACTAACCAAAAGTCCATTTATACTGCCTACGGCAAGTCCAGCAAGTACTGCTATAGTCATTGCTAATACAATATTTCCAGTGGATAATGTAACAAGACCCGTTATTAATGCAGAGAGACCCGCAACCGAGCCAGGGGTTAGGTCTATACTTCCCATTATTATAACCATGCCTTCACCAAGTGCTAACAGAGTTATTGGCGCAGATTGAAATAGTACAACCTTAAGGTTAGATGGAGATAAGAAATACTGCGGTGATAAGGTTATTGATGCTATTAATATTACTATAAAGGGAATAAGAGGCCTTGCAATTTCCTGCTGATTATAAAAGTCTAAAAATCTCCTTAAAACACTACGTTGTGTCTTCCTTTTCTCAACGGTGACTGTTTCTGATTTACTATCACTTGAACTCATCGCGTAATTTATGTTAACATGTTTTTAAGGTATATTCCTAACTAAGTTAATTGAGCATTATATGTAGGAAGACACCTGGGCTAAGTCTTCTATTACCTTTTTACGTACATCCTCAACATTATCTGACTTTATTATGTATTCCTTTAATACTGTGCCTTCATGCATGAAATACAATCTGTCAGCAATGCCTAATGCTTCATCAAGGTCACTCGTCAATACTAATACTGAAATATTATCTTCTTTAGATAGTTTATAAATGGTTTTCCTTATTTCTATTTTAGCTCCTATATCAACACCAACTGTTGGCTCATCAATTATGAGCAATTTAGCTCTACTTGCTAATCCTCTTGCAACAAGTGTCTTTTGTTGGTTTCCGCCACTTAACGAAGTGATCTTTACATAGGGTGATGCAGTCCTTATATTGAATGATCTTATCATTGTAGTAGCTAAATCATGTTCTCTTCTTAAATCCAGTAAAAACTTGGCCTTTGATATTAGGAATAAAGCCGATACTGATATGTTTGATGCCACTGAGTAGTGCGGTATTATTCCATCAGTTTTCCTATCTTCAGGTAAATAGGCTATTTTGTACTTTTCCAGCGCATGTGTAGGCGATTTGATTTTAATAGATTTACCATAATATAGAATTCTTCCTTTGATAATTTTTCCTAGACCTACCAACAGCCTACCAAGTTCTGATTTACCGGCACCAATTAAGCCAAATACTGCAATTACCTCTCCGTCATAGATCTTCATGTTAACACCCTTTAATGGTACATCAGTGAGCTTTATAGGAACTGTATATACATCCTGTAACTCAATAAGTGGGATTTCTGATTTCTTTCTTTCTTTTATCGCATTACCTGCCCAATCCTCCTTAATTAAGTAAAATTCCTTAAGCTTAGTTCCTAGCATCATTTCTGCTAGATCCTTTTCAGTTATATTGGAGTTATTTACAGTGCCGATTGCTTTACCATTTCTCAATACTGTAATTCTATCGCATATCTCAATAGCCTCTTGAATTTTATGCGTTACAAATGTAATACTTATTCCACTCTTTTTAAGTGACCTAATTACATCAAGTATTTGCTCAGTCTCTCGGAGCGACATGGGGCTTGTTGGCTCATCAAAAAGTATTACTTTAGCGTTCATGCTTAGTGCAGCTAATATCTGAACAAGCATTTTATTTGCCGCATTTAACTCACGTACCTTCAACTCAGGATTTAACTCTATACCATATTTATCCATTAAATCTTTAATTTG
This is a stretch of genomic DNA from Vulcanisaeta moutnovskia 768-28. It encodes these proteins:
- a CDS encoding sugar ABC transporter ATP-binding protein — encoded protein: MMPTNANNEDNVLLLAENITKRFPGTVALDNVTFDLKYGEVHGLLGQNGAGKSTLLKILYGYYKPDNGKIIIQGRETRFRNTADARKYGIILVNQEITLMPHLAVYENIALLGFLWGKAFSSFNKNNVKYQIKDLMDKYGIELNPELKVRELNAANKMLVQILAALSMNAKVILFDEPTSPMSLRETEQILDVIRSLKKSGISITFVTHKIQEAIEICDRITVLRNGKAIGTVNNSNITEKDLAEMMLGTKLKEFYLIKEDWAGNAIKERKKSEIPLIELQDVYTVPIKLTDVPLKGVNMKIYDGEVIAVFGLIGAGKSELGRLLVGLGKIIKGRILYYGKSIKIKSPTHALEKYKIAYLPEDRKTDGIIPHYSVASNISVSALFLISKAKFLLDLRREHDLATTMIRSFNIRTASPYVKITSLSGGNQQKTLVARGLASRAKLLIIDEPTVGVDIGAKIEIRKTIYKLSKEDNISVLVLTSDLDEALGIADRLYFMHEGTVLKEYIIKSDNVEDVRKKVIEDLAQVSSYI
- a CDS encoding ABC transporter permease, which encodes MSSSDSKSETVTVEKRKTQRSVLRRFLDFYNQQEIARPLIPFIVILIASITLSPQYFLSPSNLKVVLFQSAPITLLALGEGMVIIMGSIDLTPGSVAGLSALITGLVTLSTGNIVLAMTIAVLAGLAVGSINGLLVSKFKVYSFIATLAGLEIWRAVDLTITGGSPIYGLTQYSFFMNDFHTFIPLIFIIALAINLVFWYLLTRTTWGRIIYGIGSNEEAVRLAGTHADLAKFLTFAIAGLLYGLAGVMLVPTGGYVVDPWTAYGYELYAIAAAVLGGIALTGGTGHPIGPFFGALILTILTDILIIMGITQYTIQEIIIGIILIAAAPALTRGLRWVK
- a CDS encoding NAD-dependent epimerase/dehydratase family protein, which produces MSVLVTGASGQIGRFLVSELLDSGHDVVAFDVRFDQELLDKAKINDKLKLIYGDLADIEELLNTIKKYNVERIIHLAALVLLESRARPLKAAKVNIMGALNVFEAARLMDLKRVVYASSEAVLGSPTNYNLKLINEDVHPLAPPDPYPISKFVNEAFGTFYREAYGIDIIGSRLTSVWGPGRYTGYTGQFNNFLRELIINGTAKVPEDFAYINAKLRWLYVKDGARAFAHIALVEKSKIRRSVYNVGSKKAWNIIDMINIIKELLPNAKIDFMPLNKPTDTSSRIPGPAGLEIDCSRLYEELGFEEKYGLRGGLLDMINYERTRINKI